The nucleotide sequence AGCCTTCTATATGGTGTAGGAGCTGGCGCACGGTGAGCCGATTAAGGTCCAGGAACTGTTCCACCAAGTAGCGCTTATAGGCCGCAAAATCGTTTTGGGCGTAGAGCAGGTCATCTTTTTCGGCGTTGGCGTCGTGGTCGTCGGCGGCCTCGGCCAGAGCGACGAAGGCGGCGGTGCTCATGAGCAGATGGCCCCAGGGGATGTCCACGAGCCGCCGCAGATGGGAGCCGAAGGGCGAGTAGTAGAGCGGGTCGATCTGGATGAGGCAATGTCCGCCCGGACGCAGGGCCAGGCGCAGGGCCTCCAGGGCGGCCGGGATGTCCGGCAGGTGCTCGAAGACCGACCAGCTGTAGGCGGCGTCGAAGGAACCCGGGGCAAAGGGCAGGCGGCAGTCCGGTCCC is from Solidesulfovibrio magneticus RS-1 and encodes:
- a CDS encoding methyltransferase domain-containing protein, with the translated sequence MDSWFSSHYVQAARIACGQLAQHMPLAGTRILDFGCGDGITAAGAAALGVGFVVGVDVHPSFAHLPERLAANTGSPTPPPNLAFVQSGPDCRLPFAPGSFDAAYSWSVFEHLPDIPAALEALRLALRPGGHCLIQIDPLYYSPFGSHLRRLVDIPWGHLLMSTAAFVALAEAADDHDANAEKDDLLYAQNDFAAYKRYLVEQFLDLNRLTVRQLLHHIEGSGLTPVRLKTMPVSPEHIPPPQLLCVHARDDLLTSTVYLVLRR